One Vicia villosa cultivar HV-30 ecotype Madison, WI linkage group LG5, Vvil1.0, whole genome shotgun sequence genomic window, aaataaaaaattaaattaggtgTTAGAGAATTATATCTATAAATCTCAGATAAAGCAGCAATATGAAGTGACAATGAGTTTAACAAACTCCGAAAAACTTAAAAGTAACACatatcataaaaaattaaataaacacgtatcataaaaaagaaaacaaatagatatatcattaaaaaaacaAGAATCTGTTTACATATATGTCCAACTTAATTACATTATAAGCTGATAATTGACACTGAACATTTGGTATTTGATTTATGGAAAATTCTCACTCTTTCGAAAAGAATTTTGTATCTCCACAAGTGTTTTACAAAACATGTCAAGGTTGCAAGGAAGCCAAAGAGGACCATCTTTTCCATATCCATATTCATTCTCAACATCTTCTAAAAATTGTTTGAACAAAGGGTGATTGAATATGTTGATCTTGATTATGAATCTCTGTCTCTCATCTCCAACATAGACACAAACACAACCATGTGGTGGTTTCTTATGACTGTCTTTTTGCTTTTTGTGCCTTGTCTCTGAAGATAATTTGTAATAGCTTCCGCTACTTTCCTCTGCATGCATGCTCTGGTTTCTTCTCAATACTCTCTTACAGTTCTTCACAAAATCCATCTCAAAAAGTCCACCACAGTTAAACAGTCGTAGAGGGAAAGCAAGAAAGACTACTAACTTGCTGTGTTTGCTAGAGTtaaactctttatatatatatatatatagatcacTAAAGTTTCAACTGTCTCACCTTTGCATATATTTCTCACTGGTTGTTTTTATAGTTATACTTATAAATTTACACGTGTTgactataatttatatttaaacaacttatattaaaatcatttttaagatattttttttaaattagataACTTTATCAACCTTAATGCTATTTTATAGCTGACGCTACTTTACAGGAGAGTTTATAGGATAAACTCTACcactcaattaattttttttttaattctttattttaaaatttaaactcTGAATAATTCAGTCAAGATATTTGTCATTTGATCATCAATGAATTTGTCCGATGGCATCATTAAGGATATGTTTGTGTcaactttttttataataatttttataattttatatatttttattaaaaaacattttttaaagacttttattttaaaaatcatcaaatgaaaattgatttaaataatttttcataaaatattgtTTAAAGTATTTTATCTTTCTGCTGtaatttttttagatattaaaattttaataaaaatttaaatttgaaactaTTATGAATattcttttataaaaattattttgaaatatttattttttaaaacaaattatgtaatattgattgtattttaatttttagtgGTGTATATTTATGTGTTATGGAGCAGCCATAGATTCAATACGGTGTAGGTTCAATATTAGCCTATCGTTGCAAAAAAAGAGTATCATTTAATCCATAATTTACTTTATCTTTTTTATTCACAAATAGGTCCACTCTGCACAATCGCATCAGGACAGTTTGCATCACTATGTCAAGGATTTGCATCTAACAATTTTAGTTTCCAAATAGAACAGTGATCCCATTAGTGGAAATCAACTTTTTATTCCTACAAATTTCCACAATCAGATTTTTAATTCGAACAAATGTTTTCCTCTACGACACGTGTAAAATCCTCCAAAAACCAACTTCCAAAACGATCTACAGAAAACtaaaatttatattgaaaaaaGGATTTGGATGTATTAGATAAATTGTTAACatataatcaatattattataatatttcaaaaattataaacatttatttatCAAAATGTTTAAATTTTATCTATACTTTCATAAAACTTTCTTTCTTAGAAGCCTTCTCCCTAACTCACAAATAGAACCTTAATCATTTAATATCTCATTTCTTCTATTTATCTGTCTACATTAAAAACAGAACCTTAAATATTTCATTTCATCTATTTTCCTCCTAGTTACCATGGTTGTAGAACAACTAAGTCTATTttgtaaaaatagcggttgactgataagttagctgatagcttatagcttatggctgatgactgatagcttatagcgaATGGTTGAgattgatagcttataagctaattgaagtgtttggtaaaattagcggttcaattaacttataaatgtaaaatgacataaaagatatttaatatataattattttattttaaattaaaataaattataagggttaaatatgaattataattaaaataatatggataaaaaaggaataaaaaataataagctataagacataagctaaaacgctatttgaaatagtgtctgaaaaataagctataagttagtaaaataaactataagctagtgatgaaaagaccgttatcaagcgggtctaaattatcatatgaacttataagacataagacataagctataagctcgaaaatatgTCTTAACAAACATAACCAAATATTTTTTCCATGTTTAATTTATTGAGTAGATCTCTTATGTATATTGTTTTCTTCAAGCACATCCTTACGTGGTCTCGGTGAACTTCAAGGTTTCCAAGATTTTTGGgtgaaaaaacaaaattaaattgattGATGATAACTTTTAGGAACTTATTGTTATTGCTAGTTATTATGTCATCCATATAGATCATGAGTAGGAATATAATGTCATTTTCCTTTAGAATAAACAAAGATGAGCCATTCTTAATGTTTTTCAATCTCGGGTTCAATAGAATATTTTTCGATCTATCATATTATGTCATTGGGACTTGCTTCAGACCATACATCGCATATAAAGCAGTCTTTTTAAGATTGTAATTCTAGAAGCCATTATTTATGTCTATTTGTATAACTCCCCAATTGAGACGTGTAAAAATAGATATAATGATTCTTACGCTGCAAGATTTGACAGCTTGACTTAATGTTTCATCACAATTCATTCCATCTACTTGTTAAAATCCTCTAGCAACAAGTATTTCTTTCATCTTCTCGATTGTACCATATGCCTTGTGTATTTTTGTATAAATCCATTTTGTGTCAATAATTTCTGATCTCTAAAATGGTATTAGTGTCGAGGTTCTATTATGCACCAGATCCTTGTTTTATGCATCTATTTCTTCTTGCCATTATGGCCTGAATATAGCTTCTTTTACACTTTTTGGTTCCTTGGGTTCTTTAGGTGCCTCAGTTAGCCCTATATAAGGTAGTTTGGCATGTATACTCTTGCCTTGCTTCTTGTTCTTATCCAATGTGTGTTGATGATGTTCTGCTTAAGTGgtgcattgttttttttttatgatgtttGAGTTATGGCTTCACTTATTCTCTTGCCGTTGCTTTTGCTGAGTCTTTCGTTTCACTATCGATTTCTTAAACACCTCGTTGGTTTGCTGCTATCATTAATTTTGGCCCTGGTTGATTATGACTATGATTGGTTATGGTTGTGTTATCTATTGTAACATATGCAAGATAATtaggaaaatgcataaaaaatatcATTAGTGATAACTTTTATATGTTTTCTTGTATCAAGGAAGCCTTCATGGAATTGATACATTTATAGCCTTTGTGATAATTATTGTATTTCGAAAATACGCACCTAGTTGTGTGAAATTGAAGTCTGTGTTGATGCTAAGTTATGAGGCAAGGGTAAAAGGCACGATAGGCGCTGTAGGCTGAGTGTGGACTGTTGTTATAGCCTAGCCACACCAGTATTGGTTGAATTATGTGTGGGTCTctcatttgaaaaataaattctaCATAAAGTGATACGACctacacatgtttcaaccaataaaaaaataagTGTTGGAGAGaatgttcaaaagagagtgttactaagatttcttttatatatatatatatatatatatatatatatatatatatatatatatatatatatatatatatatatatatatatatatatatatatatatatatatatatatatttcttgtaAATATTATTACTATATTCATCGTTGTGGTAAAAAAAAGGAATGACATTGTTATACTGATAAAATGATGAGGAAATGACAGCAATCAACAATACTGTGGCTAACAGATTTAGCCGAAAATAGGAAAAATTTCTTCAAATGTATACATTAGTTTCTTTTTAGTTGTCtagtttaatattattttatgacAGTATTATGTATTATTTTATGATCATGTATTTTTGTTATTCTAAATTCTTATATTGAATgctattttaacttttaatttcttaaaaagaaattattttatataataacaAGTAATGTTgtgattatttatattttattagtaaTATGATGTGTGCTAATAGATCCACGtagttataaatatttaaataatattttatttattaaataaatattatgccTGCTATTGTatttattaaacaaataattaaaattttaaaattatttctttaataaaaaatttaaaagtgaatTAAGTGTCACAAAAAGTAATTAGTGTTATTttacaagttttttaaaaaaaaatcgctATTTGAAGCATGAGAATGAACACACTTTGAAGTTATACTATAATCAGATTCATCTAGTGATTAACCGTATTTCTAAGCCCACTTTTTAAACTCGAACAGGATATCCGAATTGATCGGGCCAGCCCTAGAAATGGATAGTAGATGATCTTCATTGTAAATGTATTATattaacaatattattttttattttcaatataatttagtttatacTTTCTTTTATGTTTAGCCTCACCAATATTGTGGTATGTTTATTAGGTAGACAATAGTAGAGAAGGCTTCCCAATAATATGAAGGTGGAATAGTCATTTTCTAGCAAAGTTAGTTCAGTTGCATGTCTTATGTAGGCAATGTTCCCGGTGTACTTGTCGAGGCGACGTTAAAGATACTGTAAGTTTGTAGTTAATGATGCCTGAATACTATAAGTTTGTAGTTAACATCGGGCGTCGATCCAACACCCGGGTGCATCATAGAGGTACCATATGATTTCCACGTGATGCAACAGGGTTTCCACTGACCAGATCGCGGAGCAGAGATCAACCAAGGGGTGCTTGAAGAATACCACAAATCTTAATTTCAAAGAGAACGGCCAGTAACAACATTTGAATTCCCGACACAGGTGATCAAAAGGAGCCTCGCCGAAGTCTCGAACGAAATGATTTGACGAGCTCAAAATTAAAAGTCGACCTCAAGCTACTCCTTGGAGAAGCTGGTCCTCTCGCACCCATCAGCAGTCACGTGTAAGGCatctcaaatatatatatatatatatatatatatatatatatatatatatatatatatatatatatatatatatatatatattttatatatatatatatatatatatatatatatatatatatatatccatttCTCTGTTGTGTGTTTCTTTGTCCCTTTTTCTGCTAGAAAGTCCATATCATGAGAACAAAAGGAAATCGTATGAATACATTTTTGATACAGACTTAACGCACTTCTCTAATTTCGGTATGACTTACACGTATTACGAGCTCATTATGTAATCGATACAGACTTAACGCGTTTTTGCGATTCCGATACAACTAAAAGCACACTCTACGTCTACTTATGTATTCGCTACATACTTAGTCAAATACAACTTAGTCGTGTCCTTAAgatttgatcttgagagtatccaataaactTAAGAGCTTTTAGTAGGATGAACTctcgaacccccttatacaaggaagaTGAAGTTTAAGGCTAACTTCAAATAAACAATACGATTAATATCTCTACGTCACTTCAAATATTGATAACGTTGTTGAACGATCGAtgataatatgaattgaagtaaaaaaTGTGTATAACTTGTCATTTGTATGCATACAGTTATAATAGTTGCAATCTAATCTCCACATCTCTCTACGTTTCTCTATCATTGTTTTACTCATCTTTTACTTTGtcattgtttttagttttaaaacAACATTCATCAAACCAAACTTTAATTTACttaaaatactccctccgtcccaaattataagagaaattctcttttttgattcattgaataattaatgtatctggtctatatatagatcagatacattaattattcaatgaatcaaaaaagagaatttctcttataatttgggacagagggagtagtaATTATTGTTTACAAGTTGTGTTTGTTGAGAAAAACAAGGATGAGATATGTAAAGAAATAAAGTTTAGGGAAGTCCTACATTAATTAAAAGAGTGTAGACTTGAgaatttataagtgagagaactcacACACCTATTACCTTAAAATTTTGGTGAATATGTGGTATGTCCCTCACAAGGTGTGTTACTCATAAATAAAAGCCCCAATGAAAAATACTCCTTCATGTTGACCTCTAAATAAAGGCCCTCACAAGTATAGTATCAGAGTTTTGATTCGAATGAAGGACCAACTCATTTGTATCGAAAGTTCTATCCACATAGTGGTATCGAAAGTCCTCCCCACATAATGGAGGGTAGGAGGCATGTCCCGTTTGAAAGAGTGTCAACGGTGGTACATATGTATGTGGATGAAAAAGCTTCCGCTTGAGGGTATCATTGTGGATAAACTCACACTTGAGGGAAAGTGTTGAGAATAACAAGTGCGAGTTGAAAATGTTGAGAAAACAAAGTGTGGACAAATCCTACATTAATTAAAAAAGTGGAGACATaacatttataagtgagagaatccaCACACCTAATACTTTAAGATTTTGGACGAATATGTTGATTATCTCTCAAAATGTGTGTTGCTCATAAAGAAAGACTCCAATACAAAATACTCCCTCATGTTAACTCCGAAATTGATGACCCAACATTGGTTTATGTGATGATATACAATACTATGCTCATCACTAGCATAAGAATGCAAACTCATTGAATAAAATATAAGGTCAAAATTACAACTTTTAAGATGAATCCTAAAGCCATTCGTGAAGTAATCTCATTCTTGATGTTATCTTTGTCACTCTCATTTTGCATAAAATTTTGAAACTCATCACTCCGAAAAAGACCATGAAAGCCCAACAACTTTGAAACCCATCACTCTTAACAAAAACAATGAAAGCCCAACCACTCATAAACATCCAACTTGAAACTATATGCAAAATGACTAGAGAAAAACACATGATTACAATTTTCAGGTTTTGCAATACAGAAAACACAAGATAGAATAGACAAAACCATTAGTATCAAGTTGTTTGCTATATCATTATAACTAATCTTTTGACCATTGTCACAACACAATACATCAACATTAATAATGGCAGCAAGCAAAGTAATATCCACTCTATGTTGAACTAATAGTCTAACACACAATCATGTCTCAATGTTTGAAGTAAAACATAACCTGAATATCAATACACAAGAACATAAACAGCAATAACAAAATTCAAATATACAACATCACCACCTCTATCAAATCAACTCATACAGATCAAGATAAGTAATCAACTATATaataatcaaaagaaaaacaaaagggtACATGAAACTGGTTAGAACAGATCCAAATGAGAAAAGATGTAGATCTCACAAACGGGTGGGCCCACAAGAGAAAACCTGATGAGGCAGCCTTAAAGCTTCAGATTTAGAGAAGCAAGTATCATCAAGGACTTGGCTGGTGCACCAGCTGCACTTGGAGTTCTGTGAACACTTTGACTTCAACCCCAACTCTCCACAGTTGAGAAGGATGGGTCTTTTGCTGGTGGAAAAGGGTCTTCTAGATGAAGCATCTTCAGCAATTACCGTATGAAAGGGTTGAAagacaaagagaaaaagaaagagggagaagaagaagagTGAGTTGGAGTTGGAGATAGAGAACACCATGGATGATTGATTCCTAGCTCAAAGGTTTCAGTTTCAGCTTTGAAAAAAAGATAAATCTTTTCGGTTTCTTTTATTATActattgtgtttttttttcttttgttcttttttactttatttcAAACATATTGAAATGTCTTTGTTGGATGATTCCGTTCAATATGGGGTGCTGGAATGAAAATTGGTTGGGATATGCTTTTcactttaaaaaattaataatattatatatttttattttagatgaGTCATACtttgaattaatttttgtttttttttttggtttaagcCAAACCAACAAAACATGGTTCTTGtaactaatttaaataaatatggaaATAGAGAACGGATGTtgttaaaattaattcaaataagTGTTAGTTAGGGATACACTAGAAACTCTTTATATTAATACTCGGTAAATTAATAAActctctaaaataataaatttgtctgGTTCCGACTTGGGccaatgtaaaaaattgaaaaactcgataaaataataagataataatttttcGGGAGATCCCTTAATAATTTTCGGTCCcaagaaaatcataaattaataattcatagaaACTGAAAGAAATATATTACACCCTATTGAAATATGATTCAATAGTTGTCTGTTTTCCTTTAAGAATACATTGAACACATTTGTTCCTCTTGTTTACATTTACTATACTTCAAAAGTCATTATTGATTTCCAATGCATATGAACACAGTAGTTACTAATTTACGTTGAGTACCAAGGTTCGCTGCAACGTAATTCTAAGAGGCATAGActaattttcctttttgtttggtatgtacagtataattacttaaaaactctttaaattaataattattaatttatcgataaattaataactctctaaattaataaatttctccGGTCCTGAAATTATTAATTTAAGGAGTTTCTactgtagttaaatatttgcttattttagagtgttgtgaggggtagttaaatatttgctttAGAGAGTGCGGGTGTATTAACGTTCTTGGTTTTTTCTAATGCTTTGTTTTTTCTAACAAGTGGTATTAAAGTCTGGTTTGATGGGTATACTTTTTTTAGTATGCTTTGCGGTTGCAGTTTTATTTGATCTTCCACAtcacaaaataaattttatactcTGTGTTGGTTGggaaaattttgttttgttgtaggaAAGTTTTTGGTTGCAATTTCAAGTTTTTCAAGTGCACTGAATATTgactttgagaaatttgatgGAAGAATCAATTTTGCCTTGTGAAAAATTCAAGCCAAAGATATTTTGATACAATTAGGATTACACAAGGTATTGAAATGAAACATTTTCAATATGGACAACAAGAAGTTGGATGAACTGGATTTGAGAGCTTCAAGTACAGTTCGCATGTCTTTGGCTAAGAATATTCTTGTGAATGTTCTAGGTTATGTCATCAGCCAAAGAGCTTTAAGAGAAACTTGAAGGGCTATATGAAGGAAATGGTATATTAAATCATTTATTGTTGAAGGAGTAGTTTCATAGCTTGCGTGTGAAGGAACATACAAAAGTATCTAACCATCTAAGTGTTCTAAATGGTATTGTTTCTGAATTAGAAAATATTGGAgtcaagattgatgatgaagataaagcTTTGAGACTCATATGGTCTCTTTCATCTTCCTATGAGCATATTAAACCTGTTTTGATGTATGAGAAGAAAACTTTGAGCTTTGAAGAAGTTGCtagtaaaattatttttgaagaaaGAAGGTTGAAGGGTGAGGATAATACTTCACCAAACTCACTACTGGTTGCTAGAGGGAGGTCTTATGTGAAGAAAAACAATAAAACGGGTGTGAGATGTTGGAAATGTGGAAATATTCAACATATAAAGTATAAGTGTCAATGATGGGGCAGCATCAGAGAAAGACAGTGAGTCAAATGCTAGCAATGTCTCCCTCGTTGTGCGAGGTGATGATCTTCTCCGAAAATTGAGAAGTGTGTCTTCATGATATTTTCGCTATCATGGAAATGACAAGTTATTGCTAGTGGATTAATACATGGGCATTAATACAAAGTGGGTTGTGAGATTATGTCGACCGAGTGAAGGCTTTAAAGAACGGTGGTTTCTTGCAAAGGAGTTGCACGAGACGGTGAATCAAATGGTGTTTGTTGGGTGACTTGATCAAACTTATATCAAGGAAAGAGAAGTGTaaggatcaacatcaaacatagggTTTGTAGGGTTGGATTGTTTTGACATCACCTGTAAACAATTTTTTACATagtaagattgatatctcaattcCAAATTAGAATTAGGGGCAGATGTAgccgtagcgaggacgatcgtgAACTGCCTAAACAACTTTTCGTGTCCTCTCTCTGTATCTCTTTATCTCTGGcaatttaaattttcattatcaAATTGTTAAACACATTGATAAAGCGATTGATTCATAACGATTTTCCATTAATTGTTTAAAGCATTGTTGATTTGTTGATTGTCTTACAATCAATTAGATTGTAAGAGGATTTTTGATATCAACAAACTTAaaggaaaatatgaaaaatcgATCGCACgccaagtgttcgataatttgacactttgaatttttatttaaatttcattaGAAATTGGTTGCTTAGTGATCACATTAGAACGGTTGATTTGAGACTTTAATTCGTTAATATTTTGTATCATTGTAATCCTGTACTAAGGGTTGTATGCATATGTGAGGTTGCAATAATCGGTTCGGTTTAGACGACTTTTGATCTAAACACGATACTTCCACTTGCCATggtttttaacttttcaaaaccttttaaaacttaaatttaaatttggggatctattcaccccttCTAGATAAGTTGTCGTCATCTAACAAGGAGGTTCTTCAATTGTGAGAGTGGGAACATGTGTTGTGATATCTTGAAGCATCAGAAGCATTGATCGGGTGTAAGATACATGAATGATATTATGGTGAGCAgttgattgagttgctttggATCCAACCATTTGAAAAGACAACAAAAAGGTAGttataagaaaattaattagTGATCATAGCGGTTAACAAAAATGGTAGATGGAGCGCAACTGAGAAGATTAGTGAAGTTTGATGAAAAATTTGTGAGAATCAATTGACGATTCCCAGAGACAACGCCACTATTCTgtactaaaataaataatatgtgaAATGTAAAAGATGATCGTCGTGGAAAGGCTTTAGGTACGGTGGTTAAGGTCTCGAGTGATCAAATAGAAGATACCTACAAGGTTAACACTTCAACCATCAAGTCAGTGTTTGAGAGAGGTGAAACTATACAATAGTGAATGAGAATAATACCTCGGCGTGACTCAGAGTCACACTTATATAGGGGTGACGGTTAGAACCTCCTCGGGTGATCCGACTTAGATTGCAGAGGATCATTGAATGGACTCAACAGGGGAGATGAGAGTGGTGGCATGGTCCATTGCGATGTTCTAAGGTGGAGGTACATTTGTTTGTCAGTCAATGAAGTGCTTTAGCTGGATTTGGCCACGTTGTTGGACTGATCTTATTGTGCATTTTGCCAACCCAAAAAAGAAAATAGATCCATACATCTATAGAGTAATCATCCACTGTGAGAAAATTGTGAGTCCCATGATGGAATACAGTAGCATATTTTCCCTTTAAATCACAATGGTTAAGTCAAATGGCTTTTCTTCCTTATTTCTACTTAAGGGAATGAAATGTCTATATTGGTTTGATCTATGACAACCATCACAACATCATATCTTGCTGCCAtccaaatgaaaatttaaaattacgaGTCATGTGTGTGAGTTCCACTATCTAAGATCCATTTGCATTTACAACTTGGACCATAGTTCAACTGCAGTTAAAAAAATGAAGCATTCATGCATTCAAGACACTTAACTTGGTTCCCATCAATAACTTGTTCCATGAACCGCAGACATGTATGTCTATTTCTTTAGGTATCAGAGTCAAACAGGTAGTATCAGTATGTCTTTCTTTAAgatttttgaatataaaataaCATTGTTTTTGTAGTCTAAAGTTTTAATCACTAATAATTgatcttgttttatttttttatcattgatATAGTTTTAATACCATAACTAATCGAAAAATTCGGATCCGTCTTGCAATCCAATCGTTTCACAATCGTCACATTCCGTCCTTATACCATCACTACTTTTCTGTTTGAATGAATGAAAACCAGAACTTTTTTGTTGCTTCACTTCCCTTATTTTATCTGCATTGATCCTTACTTCTTCCCTTAATACGTAATTGAAAGTTTCTTTAAGGGAAGGAAGTGGATCCATATTTACAATGGTTCTTTTGATGTCAGTATATAGATATTCATCAAGGCCACTGAGAAAGAGACGGACGAGACTGTCTTCTTCTCTCTGCATAATCTGTTTAGCAGCTCCACATTTCCATTCAAGAAGTGATTGTTGTTCACTTAGCTCATCAGCGATACGTTTAAACCTAATGTAATATTCGGTTACAGTCATCTTGGATTCTTGCTGAATTAAACTCAGAGTTCTCCATAATTGGTGGACACGCAGTGCGTCGGTTTGAGCAAATCTGTCTTCCCCGTCGAGGCAATTGTTGTGCAGCGATGTATCTGTGGAGTTGATGATCCATGTGGTGGCCATGGAGTCAGCTTTCTCCCAAACATGGTTTTCTTCAG contains:
- the LOC131607878 gene encoding uncharacterized protein LOC131607878, which translates into the protein MVFSISNPFFCFLFLFVFQPFHAVVAEDGLFRRPFSTHKRPVVFSCRDLVLKSKCSQNSKCRWCTSQVLDDTCFDKSEALRLPHQVFSCSDSDAEKNNSSKSKAEATTSSSPYHHNPSELAFEDVTIEKPIESSEENHVWEKADSMATTWIINSTDTSLHNNCLDGEDRFAQTDALRVHQLWRTLSLIQQESKMTVTEYYIRFKRIADELSEQQSLLEWKCGAAKQIMQREEDSLVRLFLSGLDEYLYTDIKRTIVNMDPLPSLKETFNYVLREEVRINADKIREVKQQKSSGFHSFKQKSSDGIRTECDDCETIGLQDGSEFFD